The following coding sequences are from one Mycolicibacterium aichiense window:
- a CDS encoding thiazole synthase, giving the protein MVEQLTIAGRTFGSRLILGTGGAPSLTVLEEALVASGTELTTVAMRRVDAEGGTGVLDLLARLEITALPNTAGCRGAAEAVLTAQLAREALGTNWIKLEVIADERTLLPDAVELVRAAEQLVDDGFVVLPYTNDDPVLARRLEDTGCAAVMPLGSPIGTGLGISNPHNIEMIVAAAGVPVILDAGIGTASDAALAMELGCDAVLLASAVTRAADPPAMAAAMSAAVTAGLLARHAGRIPKRFWAQASSPSLA; this is encoded by the coding sequence GTGGTTGAACAACTTACGATCGCGGGACGCACGTTCGGCTCCCGGCTGATCCTGGGCACCGGCGGCGCGCCGAGCCTGACCGTTCTGGAAGAGGCTTTGGTGGCCTCGGGTACCGAGCTGACCACCGTCGCGATGCGCCGGGTGGACGCCGAGGGTGGCACCGGTGTGCTGGATCTGCTTGCCCGCCTGGAGATCACCGCACTGCCCAATACTGCGGGCTGTCGCGGTGCGGCCGAAGCGGTGCTGACCGCGCAACTGGCCCGCGAGGCGCTCGGCACCAACTGGATCAAACTCGAGGTGATCGCCGACGAGCGCACCCTGCTGCCCGACGCTGTCGAATTGGTCCGGGCAGCAGAGCAATTGGTTGACGATGGGTTCGTGGTGCTGCCGTACACCAACGACGACCCGGTGCTGGCCCGACGGCTCGAGGACACCGGGTGTGCTGCGGTCATGCCGCTCGGCTCACCGATCGGTACCGGGCTGGGTATCTCCAATCCGCACAATATCGAGATGATCGTGGCGGCCGCAGGTGTACCGGTGATCCTCGACGCTGGGATCGGCACCGCCAGCGACGCTGCGCTCGCGATGGAATTAGGTTGTGATGCGGTTCTTTTGGCCAGCGCTGTGACTCGGGCCGCTGATCCGCCTGCGATGGCCGCCGCGATGTCAGCCGCTGTGACCGCGGGCCTGCTGGCCCGGCATGCCGGGCGCATCCCAAAGCGGTTCTGGGCGCAGGCATCGAGCCCGAGTCTGGCCTAG
- the glnX gene encoding protein kinase G-activating protein GlnX: protein MTVELAHPSTEPLGQRSTVPPAHPRWWFVRTTPGRILTLGVILATLGILSAFATSTTITDRQTQLTAVLNHTEPLSFAAGQLYTTLSVADAAAATAFIAGSEPRAVRQRYEQAITDAAVAVTRASSGLTDEPLVQLLGRINAQLAVYTGLIETARTNNRMGNPVGSSYLSEASALMQQQILPDAQRLYEQTSARVDAETTASTRIPAPVIMVVAVTLLFGAFGHRWLADRTKRRVNVGLIAGGLAIVVMIIWVGSALLISTAGSRAAKNTAAESLKTVTNLAITAQQARADETLSLIRRGDEDVRKRSYYQRVEAMHTQLTDYLARKDAIAKDDLADADGLLTKWRQADERINAYISVGNYQAATQVALGTGEDDSTPAFDKLDAALSSGIRQSRNQLRNDILSARRVLSGTTVGGVVLSVGAALSVALGLWPRLSEYR, encoded by the coding sequence GTGACCGTCGAGCTGGCACACCCGTCGACCGAGCCGTTGGGCCAGCGGTCGACGGTGCCGCCCGCTCACCCCCGGTGGTGGTTCGTCCGCACCACACCGGGACGCATCCTGACCCTCGGCGTCATCCTCGCCACGCTCGGCATCCTCAGCGCGTTCGCCACCTCGACGACGATCACCGACCGGCAAACGCAGCTGACCGCCGTTCTCAACCACACCGAGCCGTTGTCCTTCGCCGCCGGCCAGCTCTACACCACGCTGTCGGTGGCCGACGCCGCCGCGGCGACCGCGTTCATCGCCGGCTCCGAGCCGCGCGCCGTGCGGCAGCGCTACGAGCAGGCGATCACCGACGCGGCCGTTGCGGTGACCCGCGCCTCCAGCGGTCTCACCGACGAGCCGCTGGTGCAGTTGCTGGGCCGGATCAACGCGCAGTTGGCCGTGTACACCGGCCTGATCGAAACCGCCCGCACCAACAACCGGATGGGCAATCCGGTCGGCTCGTCGTATCTCTCGGAAGCCTCGGCCCTGATGCAGCAGCAGATCCTGCCGGACGCGCAGCGGCTGTACGAGCAGACCTCGGCGCGGGTCGACGCCGAGACCACCGCCTCCACGCGGATTCCGGCCCCGGTGATCATGGTGGTCGCGGTGACGCTGTTGTTCGGGGCGTTCGGTCACCGGTGGCTGGCCGATCGCACCAAACGCCGGGTGAACGTCGGCCTGATCGCCGGCGGCTTGGCGATCGTGGTGATGATCATCTGGGTGGGCTCGGCATTGCTCATCTCCACCGCAGGCAGCCGGGCTGCGAAGAACACCGCGGCCGAGTCGTTGAAAACTGTGACTAACCTGGCGATCACCGCCCAGCAGGCGCGCGCCGACGAGACGCTGTCGCTGATCCGGCGGGGAGACGAAGACGTCCGCAAGCGTTCCTACTACCAACGCGTCGAAGCCATGCACACACAGCTCACCGATTACCTCGCCCGCAAGGACGCCATCGCCAAGGACGACCTGGCCGACGCCGACGGGTTGCTGACCAAGTGGCGGCAGGCCGACGAACGGATCAACGCCTATATCTCGGTCGGCAACTATCAGGCTGCGACTCAGGTCGCGTTGGGCACCGGGGAGGACGACTCGACACCGGCGTTCGACAAGCTCGACGCGGCGCTGTCGAGCGGTATCCGGCAGAGCCGCAACCAACTGCGCAACGACATCCTGTCCGCTCGCCGGGTGCTGTCGGGCACCACTGTCGGCGGAGTGGTGCTCTCGGTCGGCGCGGCGTTGTCGGTGGCGCTCGGCCTGTGGCCGCGGCTCAGCGAGTACCGGTGA
- a CDS encoding permease translates to MTVTSPRRRLVTSTEVLAAALVVCALAGTWIRDGVAGDPRLSTAGTVFAGVFLQAVPFLVLGVIISGLIAAFVSPQRLARWLPRRAPAAVLAAGVAGAALPGCECGSVPVARRLFGDGAAGAAALTFMLSAPAINPVVLVATAVAFPGQPEMVAARCAASLATAVVMGMVWSRWGRPGWVTRRLPRSDDADQSRWIAFTEAARHDFLQAGSYLVIGAAAAATLRVVVPPWMFEHVAGHLLIGVITMALLAFVLALCSEADAFVAASLTMVPLVPRLVFLVVGPAVDVKLVAMQAGLFGRSFALRFAPVTLVVATVLATAVGLVLL, encoded by the coding sequence ATGACCGTCACGTCCCCGCGCCGCCGCTTGGTGACCTCCACCGAGGTGCTGGCGGCCGCATTGGTGGTATGCGCGCTGGCGGGCACGTGGATACGCGACGGGGTCGCGGGCGATCCGCGGCTGTCCACCGCGGGAACCGTGTTCGCCGGGGTGTTTCTGCAGGCTGTGCCGTTTCTGGTGCTCGGCGTGATAATCAGCGGACTGATCGCAGCATTCGTGTCCCCGCAACGGCTGGCTCGGTGGCTGCCCCGCCGCGCGCCCGCGGCGGTGCTGGCCGCGGGCGTGGCCGGTGCGGCGCTGCCGGGGTGCGAGTGCGGGTCGGTTCCGGTGGCCCGGCGCCTGTTCGGCGACGGAGCGGCCGGTGCCGCGGCGCTGACGTTCATGCTCAGTGCGCCGGCGATCAATCCGGTGGTGCTGGTGGCCACCGCGGTGGCTTTCCCCGGTCAGCCCGAGATGGTGGCCGCGCGCTGCGCCGCATCGTTGGCGACCGCGGTGGTGATGGGAATGGTGTGGTCGCGGTGGGGCCGCCCAGGTTGGGTCACCCGCAGGCTGCCCCGCTCGGACGACGCGGATCAATCCCGCTGGATCGCGTTCACCGAAGCCGCCCGGCACGACTTCCTGCAGGCCGGCTCCTATCTGGTGATCGGCGCCGCGGCCGCCGCCACGTTGCGCGTCGTGGTGCCGCCGTGGATGTTCGAGCATGTGGCCGGCCACCTGCTGATCGGTGTGATCACCATGGCGCTGCTGGCGTTCGTGCTGGCGCTGTGCTCGGAGGCCGACGCCTTCGTCGCGGCCAGCCTCACCATGGTGCCGCTGGTGCCTCGGCTGGTGTTCCTGGTGGTCGGGCCGGCCGTCGACGTGAAACTTGTTGCCATGCAAGCGGGTTTGTTCGGCCGGAGTTTCGCGCTGCGCTTCGCGCCGGTGACCCTGGTGGTGGCGACGGTGTTGGCGACGGCAGTCGGGCTGGTGCTGCTGTGA
- a CDS encoding glutamate ABC transporter substrate-binding protein, translating to MKAHRLLCIAVAAATVLSGCGKTEFIGAPPVPTLAPPTPAGMQELAPEPPLRPDPAENACDRTASLRPFPTKAEADAAVAGIRARGRLIVGLDVGSNLFSFRDPITGEITGFDVDIAGEVARDIFGTPSAVEYRILSSADRITALQNNTVDIVVKTMTITCERRKLVNFSTAYFTAYQRILAPRESAISQASDLSGRRVCVASGTTSLDRVRQIAPPPIIVTVVSWADCLVALQQREVDAISTDDSILAGLVAQDPYLHIIGPNMAQEPYGIGINLTNTGLVRFVNGTLERIRRDGTWNTLYRKWLTVLGPAPAPPTPRYLD from the coding sequence ATGAAAGCTCACCGGCTGCTCTGCATCGCGGTCGCCGCGGCGACCGTCCTCAGCGGCTGCGGCAAAACGGAGTTCATCGGGGCTCCCCCGGTGCCCACCCTGGCCCCGCCGACGCCGGCCGGGATGCAGGAGCTCGCGCCGGAACCGCCGCTGCGGCCCGATCCGGCGGAGAATGCGTGCGACCGCACCGCCAGCCTGCGCCCCTTCCCCACCAAGGCCGAGGCCGACGCGGCGGTCGCCGGTATCCGCGCCAGGGGCCGGCTGATCGTCGGGCTCGACGTCGGCAGCAACCTGTTCTCCTTCCGCGATCCGATCACCGGGGAGATCACCGGTTTCGACGTCGACATCGCCGGTGAGGTGGCCCGCGACATCTTCGGGACTCCGTCGGCGGTCGAGTACCGCATCCTGTCGTCGGCCGACCGGATCACCGCGCTGCAGAACAACACCGTCGACATCGTGGTCAAGACCATGACGATCACCTGCGAGCGCCGCAAGCTGGTGAACTTCTCCACGGCGTATTTCACCGCCTATCAACGCATTCTGGCTCCACGAGAGTCGGCCATCTCGCAGGCCTCCGACCTGTCCGGGCGCCGGGTGTGCGTCGCCAGCGGAACCACGTCACTGGACCGGGTGCGTCAGATCGCCCCGCCGCCGATCATCGTCACGGTGGTGAGCTGGGCAGACTGCCTGGTCGCATTGCAGCAGCGCGAGGTCGACGCGATCAGCACCGACGACTCCATTCTGGCCGGCCTGGTGGCCCAGGACCCGTACCTGCACATCATCGGACCGAACATGGCTCAGGAGCCGTACGGCATCGGCATCAACCTGACCAACACCGGTCTGGTGCGGTTCGTCAACGGCACTCTGGAGCGAATCCGCCGCGACGGTACGTGGAACACGTTGTACCGCAAGTGGTTGACGGTGCTGGGGCCCGCGCCGGCTCCCCCGACGCCGAGGTATCTGGACTGA
- a CDS encoding SGNH/GDSL hydrolase family protein encodes MSRYVALGSSMAAGPGIRPRVAGSPIPAGRSARNYPHLTAERLGLDLVDVTYSGATTAHVLRDRQHGAPPQIDALDGSEELVTVTIGGNDVGYVPLLFAATLPPVLRRLPVLGARLDELLDPAARGAALNQVGASLREVGRVLRERSPRARIMFVDYLTLLPPAGKPAPPLPDDVADLGRHIAARLADQTLEAALATGCEVVHAAEMSRDHHPWSTEPWTVGAGSLLPWRPKPWHPNAAGMRAVADLVVARVRQP; translated from the coding sequence ATGAGTCGGTATGTGGCACTGGGCAGTTCGATGGCGGCCGGCCCTGGGATCCGGCCCAGGGTGGCCGGTTCTCCGATCCCGGCCGGCCGGTCGGCCCGCAACTACCCACACCTGACCGCCGAACGGCTCGGCCTCGACCTGGTTGACGTCACCTACTCCGGTGCCACCACCGCGCACGTGCTGCGCGATCGGCAGCACGGTGCCCCGCCGCAGATCGACGCCCTGGACGGTTCGGAGGAACTGGTCACCGTCACCATCGGCGGTAACGACGTCGGCTACGTGCCGCTGCTGTTCGCCGCAACCCTGCCGCCGGTGCTGCGCAGGCTTCCGGTACTCGGTGCGCGACTGGACGAACTCCTGGACCCCGCAGCCAGGGGCGCGGCGCTGAACCAGGTGGGTGCGTCGCTGCGGGAAGTGGGCCGGGTGCTGCGGGAGCGATCACCGCGAGCGCGCATCATGTTCGTGGATTACCTGACGCTGCTGCCTCCCGCGGGAAAACCGGCGCCACCACTGCCGGATGACGTCGCCGACCTCGGCCGCCACATCGCAGCACGCCTGGCCGATCAGACTCTCGAAGCCGCGCTGGCCACCGGGTGCGAGGTGGTCCATGCCGCGGAGATGAGCCGAGACCACCACCCCTGGTCGACCGAACCGTGGACGGTCGGTGCCGGTTCCCTGCTGCCGTGGCGCCCGAAGCCGTGGCACCCCAATGCGGCCGGCATGCGCGCGGTCGCCGATCTCGTCGTCGCGAGGGTGCGTCAGCCGTAG
- a CDS encoding M28 family metallopeptidase, with amino-acid sequence MKYRHVAVALAVAVIAVAGCNRPADSGQPAAPAKAAAQFADELRQRVTTDAMMAHLQKLQDIANANNGTRAVGTPGFEASVDYVAGVLRSKGFDVQTPEFQAKVFKAGKPELRVGGDTVAAQAAEFSLSTPPQGVTGPLVAAPADDTPGCAPADYDGIAVQGAVVLVDRGSCPFSDKQAIAAKLGAIAMVVANNVDEPSMGATLGEATDVKIPVVGVSKADGARLRANPGPTMLKLEANTQLVNARNVIAQTKTGSTTDVIMTGAHLDSVPEGPGINDNGSGVAAVLETAVQLGPNPDVKNAVRFAFWGAEELGTIGSNKYIESLNVDQLKDIALYLNYDMIGSPNPGYFTYDGDQSTAPGRGERAPRVPEGSAGIERTLVAYLKSAGKTAQDTSFDGRSDYDAFTRAGIPSGGLFSGAEENKTADQQKLWGGTADAPFDPNYHKPTDTIDHIDKAALGILGGGVVFSVGLYAQDIEGRNGIPIRDDRTRHAGTVS; translated from the coding sequence ATGAAGTACAGACACGTGGCCGTCGCGCTGGCCGTCGCCGTCATCGCGGTGGCGGGATGCAACCGGCCGGCCGACTCCGGGCAACCGGCCGCCCCGGCCAAGGCCGCCGCGCAGTTCGCCGACGAGCTCCGCCAGCGGGTCACCACCGACGCCATGATGGCGCACCTGCAGAAGCTGCAGGACATCGCCAACGCCAACAACGGAACCAGGGCGGTGGGTACCCCCGGCTTCGAAGCCAGTGTCGACTATGTGGCCGGCGTGCTGCGCTCCAAGGGGTTCGATGTTCAGACCCCGGAGTTCCAGGCCAAGGTCTTCAAAGCCGGCAAGCCGGAGCTGCGGGTCGGCGGCGACACCGTCGCCGCGCAGGCCGCGGAATTCAGCCTCTCCACCCCGCCGCAGGGCGTCACCGGGCCGTTGGTCGCCGCACCGGCGGACGACACACCGGGCTGCGCGCCTGCCGACTACGACGGTATTGCCGTCCAGGGCGCCGTGGTTCTCGTCGACCGGGGCAGTTGCCCGTTCTCCGACAAGCAGGCCATCGCCGCCAAACTCGGCGCGATCGCGATGGTCGTGGCCAACAACGTCGACGAGCCGTCGATGGGCGCCACCCTCGGCGAGGCCACCGACGTCAAGATCCCGGTGGTCGGGGTGAGCAAGGCCGACGGCGCGCGGCTGCGCGCCAATCCCGGGCCGACGATGCTCAAACTCGAGGCCAACACCCAATTGGTCAACGCGCGCAACGTCATTGCGCAGACCAAGACCGGATCGACCACTGACGTGATCATGACCGGCGCCCACCTGGACAGCGTTCCCGAGGGACCCGGCATCAACGACAACGGCTCCGGGGTGGCCGCGGTGCTGGAGACCGCCGTGCAGCTCGGCCCCAATCCCGATGTCAAAAACGCGGTGCGATTCGCGTTCTGGGGTGCTGAGGAGCTTGGGACGATCGGATCCAACAAGTACATCGAGTCGCTGAATGTGGATCAGCTCAAGGACATTGCGCTGTATTTGAACTACGACATGATCGGCTCACCCAACCCGGGCTACTTCACCTACGACGGCGACCAGTCCACCGCCCCGGGGCGCGGGGAGCGGGCGCCGCGGGTGCCGGAGGGGTCGGCGGGTATCGAGCGGACCTTGGTGGCCTACCTGAAGTCGGCCGGAAAGACCGCGCAGGACACGTCTTTCGACGGTCGGTCGGACTACGACGCGTTCACCAGGGCCGGCATTCCCTCCGGTGGCCTGTTCTCCGGGGCCGAGGAGAACAAGACCGCCGATCAGCAGAAGCTGTGGGGAGGTACCGCCGACGCGCCATTTGATCCGAACTATCACAAGCCGACCGACACCATCGATCACATCGACAAGGCCGCGCTGGGCATTCTCGGTGGGGGAGTGGTGTTCTCCGTCGGGCTCTACGCTCAGGACATCGAGGGCCGCAACGGCATTCCCATCCGGGATGACCGCACTCGGCACGCCGGCACGGTGTCGTAG
- a CDS encoding TIGR03943 family putative permease subunit: MRRETENTLLLIVGIALVMVTVTGAYTRYVKPGMLPWLAISAVVLLGLALTAIARDVRRGGPHHEHGGHHHRNGIVWLLVLPVILLIFVVPPALSARAAAPATVSIARSFPPLPPGPAPSLSLPEVLMRVAVGKVGGLDDHPITTTGFTMRDGDRVDLAKIVIVCCAADAQLARLHLSGPAARAAAAMPENTWLRVVGTAPAGQTYSGTGSIPTLEVTDVVRIDPPANTYG, from the coding sequence GTGAGGCGCGAAACCGAGAACACGTTGCTTCTGATCGTCGGGATCGCCCTGGTGATGGTCACGGTCACGGGCGCATACACCCGGTACGTCAAACCGGGAATGCTGCCGTGGCTGGCGATCTCGGCCGTCGTGCTGCTCGGGCTGGCATTGACCGCGATCGCGCGCGACGTTCGGCGCGGCGGCCCCCACCACGAGCACGGCGGTCACCATCACCGCAACGGCATCGTCTGGCTGTTGGTACTGCCGGTTATCCTGCTGATCTTCGTGGTGCCACCGGCGTTGAGTGCCCGGGCCGCCGCTCCCGCGACGGTGTCGATCGCCCGGTCGTTCCCGCCACTGCCGCCCGGGCCTGCGCCGTCGTTGTCGCTGCCCGAGGTGTTGATGAGGGTGGCGGTCGGCAAGGTCGGCGGCCTGGATGACCACCCGATCACCACGACCGGTTTCACGATGCGCGACGGCGATCGCGTCGACTTGGCCAAGATCGTGATCGTCTGTTGTGCGGCCGACGCTCAACTGGCCCGACTGCACCTGTCCGGACCGGCAGCGCGGGCTGCGGCCGCGATGCCGGAGAACACCTGGCTGCGGGTGGTGGGCACGGCGCCGGCGGGCCAAACCTATTCCGGCACAGGCTCGATACCCACCCTCGAGGTGACGGATGTGGTGCGGATCGACCCACCGGCCAACACCTACGGCTGA
- the thiE gene encoding thiamine phosphate synthase translates to MHEPRSRLATARLYLCTDARRERGDLGQFAEAALAGGVDIIQLRDKGSPGEQQFGPLEALDELAALEILTEAAHRHGALVAVNDRADIARAARADILHLGQDDLPLTVAREVAPQALIGRSTHASGEAARALTEDVDYFCVGPCWPTPTKPGRPAPGLDLVRDVAAMGPAKPWFAIGGIDEERLPEVLEAGATRIVVVRAITGADDPKAAAERLLAALDQPAEPS, encoded by the coding sequence GTGCACGAACCTCGCTCCCGGCTCGCTACCGCACGGCTGTACCTGTGCACCGACGCCCGCCGCGAACGCGGTGACCTGGGCCAGTTCGCCGAGGCGGCGCTGGCCGGCGGCGTCGACATCATCCAGCTTCGCGACAAGGGTTCACCCGGTGAGCAACAGTTCGGCCCGCTGGAGGCCCTCGACGAGCTGGCCGCACTGGAAATCCTGACCGAGGCCGCCCACCGGCACGGCGCGCTGGTCGCGGTCAACGACCGCGCCGACATCGCCCGCGCGGCGCGCGCCGACATCCTGCACCTCGGCCAGGACGACCTACCGCTGACCGTGGCCCGCGAGGTCGCCCCGCAGGCGCTGATCGGCCGCTCCACCCATGCCAGCGGCGAGGCCGCCCGCGCGCTCACCGAGGACGTCGACTACTTCTGCGTCGGTCCGTGCTGGCCGACGCCGACGAAGCCGGGACGTCCCGCGCCCGGCCTGGATCTGGTGCGCGACGTCGCGGCCATGGGACCGGCCAAGCCATGGTTCGCGATCGGCGGGATAGACGAGGAGCGTCTGCCCGAGGTGCTCGAGGCCGGCGCGACCCGAATTGTGGTGGTGCGGGCGATCACCGGGGCCGACGACCCGAAGGCGGCCGCCGAGAGACTCCTGGCGGCGCTGGACCAGCCCGCCGAACCTAGCTGA
- a CDS encoding NUDIX hydrolase — translation MRGDGDGWVVSDTGTPYWGRHGAAGLLLRAPRADGTPAVLLQHRAPWSHQGGTWALPGGARDSHETPEQAAVREAHEEAGLRAEHVAVRATVVTAEVVGTGGAQWSYTTVVADAPELLSTVANRESSELRWVAEDEVIELPLHPGFAASWERLRITTMLSAHEHEECLLAVPHTVEIRAGVFAWCTSAAAEVS, via the coding sequence GTGCGCGGGGATGGCGACGGTTGGGTGGTGTCGGATACCGGCACGCCTTATTGGGGACGGCATGGCGCCGCGGGGTTGTTGCTGCGGGCGCCTCGCGCCGACGGTACCCCCGCGGTGTTGCTTCAGCATCGGGCCCCGTGGAGCCACCAGGGTGGCACCTGGGCGCTGCCCGGCGGTGCTCGCGACAGCCACGAGACCCCCGAGCAGGCCGCGGTGCGCGAGGCCCACGAGGAAGCCGGTCTGCGCGCCGAGCATGTCGCGGTCCGCGCGACCGTGGTGACGGCGGAGGTCGTCGGCACCGGCGGCGCGCAGTGGAGCTACACCACCGTCGTCGCCGACGCTCCGGAGCTGCTGAGCACCGTCGCGAACCGGGAGAGCTCCGAATTGCGCTGGGTGGCCGAGGACGAGGTGATCGAGCTGCCGCTGCACCCCGGATTCGCCGCCAGCTGGGAACGTTTACGCATCACCACGATGCTGAGCGCTCACGAGCACGAGGAATGCCTGCTGGCCGTGCCGCACACCGTGGAGATCCGGGCCGGGGTCTTCGCCTGGTGTACGTCGGCGGCCGCGGAAGTCAGCTAG
- the thiS gene encoding sulfur carrier protein ThiS, with the protein MKLMVNDEELEVDDGTTVSGLLDALGFPDRGIAVAVNWSVLPRSQWDSAVPDGARVEVVTAVQGG; encoded by the coding sequence GTGAAGCTGATGGTCAACGACGAGGAGCTGGAAGTCGATGACGGCACCACCGTCTCGGGGCTGCTGGACGCCCTCGGCTTTCCCGACCGCGGCATCGCGGTCGCCGTGAACTGGTCGGTTCTGCCTCGTTCACAATGGGATTCGGCGGTGCCCGACGGGGCCCGGGTTGAGGTCGTCACGGCGGTGCAAGGTGGTTGA
- the thiO gene encoding glycine oxidase ThiO, with the protein MSKDSLAVVGGGVIGLAVARRALLDGLAVRVHRTSGGPERSDPGNDRGLGASWVAGGMLTPHSEGWPGEEQLLTLGLESLRLWHDGFLDGLPADVVTARQSLVVGVDRADAADVRTVADWLSAQGHPVTVTTAARDTEPLLAQGIRHGFVATDELAVDNRKLVAALEAHCEQLGVQWAAPVERLDDARNGVDTVVIANGIDAPALWPGLPVRPVKGEVLRLRWRHGCMPVPQRVVRARVHGRSVYLVPRADGVVVGATQYEHGRDTAPSVAGVRELLDDACEVMPALGEYELAECAAGLRPMTPDNMPIVGRLDERTLVATGHGRSGFLLAPWTAQRIAAELMGAHA; encoded by the coding sequence ATGTCGAAGGATTCTCTGGCCGTCGTCGGAGGCGGTGTCATCGGACTCGCGGTGGCGCGGCGCGCGCTGCTCGACGGGCTCGCGGTGCGGGTACACCGGACCTCCGGAGGGCCGGAGCGCAGCGACCCGGGAAATGATCGGGGCCTTGGGGCGTCGTGGGTCGCCGGCGGCATGCTGACCCCGCACAGCGAAGGCTGGCCGGGCGAGGAGCAACTGCTGACGCTGGGGTTGGAGTCGCTGCGCCTGTGGCACGACGGCTTCCTCGACGGTCTGCCCGCCGATGTCGTCACCGCGCGCCAGTCACTGGTGGTCGGTGTGGACCGGGCCGATGCGGCCGATGTGCGGACCGTCGCGGACTGGCTGTCGGCCCAGGGCCATCCGGTCACCGTGACGACCGCCGCCCGCGACACCGAACCGCTTCTGGCTCAAGGTATTCGCCACGGCTTCGTCGCCACCGACGAGCTGGCGGTGGACAACCGCAAACTGGTGGCGGCCCTGGAGGCCCACTGTGAGCAGCTCGGGGTGCAATGGGCCGCGCCGGTGGAGCGTCTCGACGACGCCCGCAACGGTGTCGACACCGTGGTCATCGCCAACGGCATCGACGCGCCCGCACTGTGGCCGGGCCTGCCGGTGCGGCCGGTGAAAGGCGAGGTGCTTCGGCTGCGCTGGCGGCACGGCTGCATGCCGGTGCCGCAGCGGGTGGTTCGGGCCCGGGTCCACGGCCGCTCGGTCTACCTGGTGCCGCGCGCCGACGGCGTGGTGGTAGGCGCGACCCAGTACGAACACGGCCGCGACACCGCGCCGTCGGTGGCCGGGGTGCGCGAGTTGCTCGACGACGCCTGCGAGGTGATGCCGGCGCTGGGCGAATACGAGCTCGCCGAGTGCGCGGCGGGGCTGCGGCCGATGACCCCGGACAACATGCCGATCGTCGGCCGTCTCGACGAGCGCACCCTGGTGGCCACCGGGCACGGCCGGTCCGGCTTCCTGTTGGCGCCCTGGACCGCGCAGCGCATCGCCGCCGAGTTGATGGGAGCACACGCGTGA